One genomic window of Candidatus Margulisiibacteriota bacterium includes the following:
- a CDS encoding ATP synthase F0 subunit B — MGSTNYLLILWNLIAFLLMLIIIRYAIWPKLFYYIEARRKKIESLQSSYERRNKEILDLTEKIKEESLNASERRKKILIDTKNECTTMRKDLIHKAHMEASSVLDMARLEIKKEKDKSFQEVRQDVSVIIAKSIKEVLYNIVDEDLDKRVIEEIKKVVTSVE; from the coding sequence ATGGGAAGCACTAACTACCTACTGATACTTTGGAATCTGATAGCATTTCTATTAATGTTAATCATTATTCGTTATGCTATCTGGCCTAAACTGTTTTATTACATTGAGGCCAGAAGAAAGAAAATAGAGTCACTGCAGAGCTCTTATGAAAGACGCAATAAAGAAATTCTAGATTTAACAGAAAAAATTAAAGAAGAAAGTTTAAACGCATCTGAAAGAAGAAAAAAAATTCTTATTGATACAAAAAATGAATGCACAACAATGAGAAAAGACCTTATCCACAAGGCTCACATGGAAGCGTCTTCTGTATTAGATATGGCTCGTCTAGAAATAAAAAAGGAAAAAGACAAATCTTTTCAAGAAGTTCGCCAAGATGTTTCGGTTATTATTGCAAAGTCTATCAAAGAAGTACTTTATAATATCGTTGATGAAGATCTAGATAAAAGGGTTATTGAAGAAATAAAAAAGGTGGTAACTTCCGTTGAATAA
- the atpA gene encoding F0F1 ATP synthase subunit alpha: MLGEKIEQKLSLVEEILEQIEQYEDNIKKQEVGFVLDSGDGIARVGGLPGALMGEILDFGNNVFGVVFNLENEELVAVVLARHNKVMLGHSVKKTDRIIEIPVGINFLGRVIDAQGEPMDGLGAIKNEGYRPLTVIPPGIIERKPVDTPLQTGYMTIDAMVPIGHGQRELIIGDRQTGKSTLAVDAIINQKGKDVICIYVSIGQKNSSVAKLKQTLEEHQAMEYTIIVNAPASAPSALQFYSPYAGCAMAEHFMFQGKRTLIVYDDLTKHAHAYRNISLLLKRPPGREAYPGDIFYTHSRLLERAAQLNDELGGGSMTALPIIETQAGDVSAYIPTNVISITDGQIFLSTELFNANLRPAVNPGISVSRVGGAAQIKAMKKVAGLLRITLAQYREKEKFSLFASDLDEMTTLQLKRGKVLIQVLKQKEHHLIYVTDQVLIIFAAINGFLDDVPLDKIYLFQDDFIGFFQEMAPELYEKIDRSKNVTDENILELNEVLPKIIKEIYLNNG; this comes from the coding sequence ATGTTGGGAGAAAAAATAGAACAAAAACTAAGTCTTGTAGAGGAAATTCTAGAACAAATAGAACAATATGAAGACAACATCAAAAAACAAGAAGTTGGGTTTGTGCTTGATAGTGGTGATGGAATCGCCAGAGTTGGGGGACTTCCTGGTGCACTAATGGGAGAAATTTTGGATTTTGGTAACAACGTCTTTGGCGTAGTCTTCAACCTAGAAAACGAAGAACTTGTAGCTGTTGTGCTAGCGAGGCACAATAAAGTTATGCTGGGTCACTCTGTTAAAAAAACTGATCGTATTATTGAAATACCTGTAGGCATAAACTTCCTCGGAAGAGTAATAGATGCTCAGGGCGAACCAATGGACGGTTTGGGTGCTATAAAAAATGAAGGCTATCGACCTTTAACTGTAATTCCTCCTGGAATTATTGAAAGAAAACCAGTAGATACACCACTGCAAACCGGTTACATGACAATTGATGCAATGGTTCCAATCGGTCATGGGCAAAGAGAACTTATTATTGGTGACAGACAAACAGGCAAATCAACACTTGCTGTTGATGCCATCATAAATCAAAAGGGCAAGGATGTTATTTGTATCTATGTTTCTATCGGGCAAAAAAACTCCTCTGTAGCTAAATTAAAACAAACGCTGGAAGAACATCAAGCAATGGAATATACCATTATAGTCAATGCACCAGCTTCCGCCCCTTCTGCCTTACAGTTCTACTCGCCATACGCAGGATGTGCCATGGCCGAGCATTTTATGTTCCAAGGAAAAAGGACTCTTATCGTTTATGATGATTTAACAAAACATGCTCATGCCTACAGAAACATCTCCCTCCTTTTAAAAAGACCACCTGGACGAGAAGCTTATCCTGGAGATATTTTTTATACACACTCCAGATTACTTGAAAGAGCAGCTCAGCTGAACGATGAACTAGGCGGTGGCTCCATGACTGCACTTCCTATTATTGAGACTCAGGCTGGAGATGTCTCCGCATATATTCCAACCAATGTAATTTCCATTACTGATGGACAAATATTTTTATCAACAGAACTTTTTAATGCTAACCTACGTCCTGCCGTAAATCCAGGTATATCTGTTTCTAGAGTTGGCGGAGCAGCACAAATAAAAGCCATGAAAAAAGTTGCTGGACTGCTTAGAATAACGCTTGCTCAATATAGAGAAAAAGAAAAGTTTTCCTTGTTTGCTTCTGATTTAGACGAAATGACTACACTCCAATTAAAAAGAGGTAAGGTTTTAATCCAAGTATTAAAACAAAAAGAACATCATCTTATTTATGTAACTGACCAAGTTCTTATAATTTTTGCTGCAATTAATGGATTTTTAGACGACGTACCTTTAGATAAAATTTATTTATTTCAAGATGATTTTATTGGTTTTTTTCAAGAAATGGCTCCCGAGCTATATGAAAAAATTGATCGATCAAAAAATGTAACAGATGAAAATATTCTTGAACTTAATGAAGTTTTGCCAAAAATAATCAAAGAAATCTATTTAAACAATGGCTGA
- a CDS encoding F0F1 ATP synthase subunit delta has protein sequence MNKKEEAIYYSLFQSIVSNNEPKATVRIVRELYKIHWFISDNRQIQYYLENILEDKKVREDILLLTVHKLLEDPCEYTLAFLIYLLRKNLLHKLSYIMHFFKYYFAKERNLLLVEVISRYPLDEQTLSFYKQKIEATNKMQVAFVHKTVPNMLGGFKLRWHEGEIDATLRRRVDKIKDIIIQRK, from the coding sequence TTGAATAAAAAAGAAGAAGCCATCTACTATAGCCTTTTTCAATCAATTGTTTCAAATAACGAACCAAAAGCTACCGTTAGAATTGTGCGTGAGCTATATAAAATACACTGGTTCATTTCTGATAATAGACAAATTCAGTACTATCTTGAAAACATTCTCGAAGATAAAAAAGTCCGAGAAGACATTCTTTTATTAACCGTTCACAAATTATTAGAAGACCCCTGCGAATACACCTTAGCCTTTCTTATCTATTTATTAAGAAAAAATTTATTACACAAGCTTAGCTATATCATGCATTTCTTTAAATACTATTTTGCAAAAGAAAGAAATTTACTTTTAGTTGAAGTTATTTCACGCTACCCGCTTGATGAACAAACGCTTTCTTTCTATAAACAAAAAATTGAAGCTACGAATAAAATGCAGGTAGCATTTGTTCATAAAACTGTTCCCAATATGCTTGGAGGGTTTAAGCTTCGCTGGCATGAAGGAGAAATAGACGCAACACTAAGAAGAAGAGTCGACAAAATAAAAGACATAATTATACAAAGGAAGTGA
- a CDS encoding F0F1 ATP synthase subunit gamma — translation MADITLLKQRLSNISSVHEITEAMQIITTILIGRSQKLLAYRRKIQPYFDRLLFSITSRKNKIDQSSPTEFVIAFFSEKGFVSSFNQQLLPFLTKQRRNPNLIIVGEKGKHFCERMKIPYKHFFHAATTIPDEAIIEPLYDILKENNFPWKTKIIINKYNNMFQQKPGIIDLFPAFEEVYNPTDAVTDVDQDSLDRIIIDKFVRDRLYYLFIQNYTGEIGSKLLVMKNAVENSELLKEEISKDIYIARQTAITQELSEVISAYKVLQTREEK, via the coding sequence ATGGCTGATATAACACTTTTAAAACAAAGACTCTCTAACATTTCTTCTGTACACGAAATTACAGAAGCTATGCAAATTATTACAACCATTCTTATTGGAAGGTCACAAAAGTTGCTTGCCTATCGTCGCAAAATACAACCTTACTTCGACCGACTGCTTTTTAGTATTACCTCTAGAAAAAATAAAATCGACCAGTCTTCTCCTACAGAATTTGTAATAGCTTTCTTCTCTGAAAAAGGTTTTGTGTCATCATTTAACCAACAACTATTACCTTTCTTGACTAAACAAAGAAGAAATCCAAATTTGATTATCGTCGGCGAAAAAGGAAAACATTTTTGTGAAAGGATGAAAATTCCTTATAAACATTTCTTCCATGCAGCAACAACAATACCAGATGAAGCTATCATTGAACCGTTATATGATATTCTAAAAGAAAACAATTTTCCTTGGAAAACTAAAATAATTATTAATAAATATAACAATATGTTCCAACAAAAACCGGGCATTATTGACTTGTTTCCTGCCTTTGAAGAAGTATATAATCCCACGGATGCAGTCACTGACGTTGACCAAGACTCCTTGGATAGAATTATCATTGATAAATTTGTGAGAGACCGACTGTATTACCTTTTTATCCAAAATTACACTGGAGAAATTGGTTCCAAATTACTAGTAATGAAGAATGCAGTTGAAAATTCAGAACTTCTAAAAGAAGAAATCAGCAAAGATATCTATATAGCAAGACAAACAGCAATAACACAAGAACTAAGCGAGGTTATTTCAGCATACAAGGTATTACAAACCAGGGAGGAAAAATAA
- the atpE gene encoding ATP synthase F0 subunit C, translating into MDLHYASAAFSIAIASIGGSTAIGLVAGKAIESIARQPEQSGNIRATMIIAIAFIEAAILYALVISFMILAQK; encoded by the coding sequence ATGGATTTACATTACGCATCAGCAGCATTTTCCATAGCAATAGCATCAATAGGAGGGTCAACAGCAATAGGACTGGTGGCAGGTAAAGCAATTGAGTCTATTGCCAGACAACCTGAACAATCGGGAAACATTAGGGCCACAATGATTATCGCGATTGCTTTTATTGAAGCAGCCATTCTCTATGCATTAGTTATTAGTTTTATGATATTAGCTCAAAAATAA